ATACTGCCACTCCTTCAGCATCTTGAATGCACGCTCGAGGTCGCGCGACAGGCGATCGCCGGTGACACAAAGGACAATGTCGATCTGCTCGCGCCGGACATGGGACATGAGACTCTGGATGCCGGGGCGTAGCTGGTAGCTCGTGCCGCTGATCGGGGCATTGGAATAGGTTGCGACCAGCTTCCAGCCACGATCCTTAATGAAGGCTTCGCCAAGCTCGATTTGCGCCTCGATCGAGACCTCGTGCTGGCGGTCGGTGGAGTAGCGGGCATAGAAAAGGACATTCTTGGTCATTGGGGCAATGCCATCTGAAACAATCTCATCGTGAACACTGGCCGGCATCGCCGGCCAGTGCGTCTGCTGCGTGTTCAGTTCTGCTGATTACGGCGCCCTGCCAATCCTGCAGCACGCTCGGCTACGGCA
This genomic interval from Agrobacterium tumefaciens contains the following:
- a CDS encoding recombinase family protein — protein: MTKNVLFYARYSTDRQHEVSIEAQIELGEAFIKDRGWKLVATYSNAPISGTSYQLRPGIQSLMSHVRREQIDIVLCVTGDRLSRDLERAFKMLKEWQYRDIDLWTVHGA